Sequence from the Spirochaetota bacterium genome:
CATCAGGAGCAGTTTTTGGACTACTTCTTGCATTTGGTATATTGTTTCCTGATGTTGAAGTACTACTCTTTTTTATAATACCTGTAAAAGCACGGACGCTAGTTATATTATATGGGGGGTTAGAACTGTTTTTGGAATTATCTGGTGGATTTGATTCCATCTCACACATAGGGCATTTGGGGGGGTTAGCAACTGGCATTGTCTATTTTATTATAACTCGAAAACATGCCATACGGTATAAAACGCGAGGATTTGTTGCTATTCAGAAAAAGAAGGAAACCATTCCAACTCATCCTATAATTGACAGAAAGGAGGTTGAATTACAAAAAACTATCGTACAAAAAATACGAACACTTGGCGAATC
This genomic interval carries:
- a CDS encoding rhomboid family intramembrane serine protease, whose protein sequence is SGAVFGLLLAFGILFPDVEVLLFFIIPVKARTLVILYGGLELFLELSGGFDSISHIGHLGGLATGIVYFIITRKHAIRYKTRGFVAIQKKKETIPTHPIIDRKEVELQKTIVQKIRTLGESALTDDEVQYIRYKEIMVEVNDVQCDKDIFDYVSCENCSDRDACFIKIVKKLLNQ